The DNA segment ccaacacagtctatgatgagtctgtgaaaaGGTTCCGAAGGCACCGGAATAGGAATTAAAGGAGCCTTAGGAATCaggatgttaggttttcctgccatctgacatgtatgacactgttgtacataacTTTTCacatctttaaccatacctggccagtagtagtcttgtctgattccgtgataggttttattaaaaccgtagtAAGAAAGCGCTCTgtaggccaggtgtagaatatcgggccgtaggctggtgggaactactagttggtcgacattagcccaatcgtcagcCTTCGTTAGTTTACTGAGtcggtacctgcggtagagcaaatgattctctaggaagaacccaggaatactgtcagatagagtctcggcctggaagaataatggtgttaatgaaggatcctccctctgtagcttacggaactccaacatagtaagattcggtggtagattctgatggtcttgagggacagctgttgaAGCAAATTCAGTTGTTGGTGGGCGTGCCGCTTGcgcacgggttgtcaccaaaaccggagaagagtcttcatcactttcttggacctctgctggaacatacttcaagatggggtttccactacagagtcacatacctggggtttgtccatgatgatcaagttggaaggttgaagatcttcggccaagtcgttgcccaggagaagttgtacccctgacatgggaaaaggcttttccctgatggcgacttggactccaccggtcacgaaaggacaatccaggtggactctggcgagtggatacggagtggtagcagtgaggtcagtgataaggactgtttccccggtgtaggtgatatgcacagccgatttcaatattattgactgaagagctgctgtgtccctcaagatcttcaatttgaaacgtccctccgaatctgcactgttggcagagacagttccagggtacaggtgtttgctgaagagagaaagatcattaacaggaacactaacattcatcacaggcttaccggacttaggaggaaccggtttgggtttaggagtttcactatagccgtTGTATTGGattttttccacatttatctatggtatgtccatagagcttgcaatacctacaatacaattgggagctcgcttgatcggtactcacttaatCTTGTCGTAATCTTAATCTAAGTcttggtcgtaactagaccaagacttcttactggaaggtgtgtcaggtgttaaccggtgtataagactgtaggtgtcagccgacttcgcacatctgatgaggtCGGTTTCCTCTTTGTCTGCTAAGTATAGATGGATGGAAGGGggagcacgtctaaagaattTCTCAACTAGAATGagcttgacgagttctgaaaatgtagagacatgggctgcttccagacatttcatgaaatatctttttttAGTATTGGCAATTTCTAaataggtggtggtacttgcctttagataatcacaaaattttcgtctgtagctttcggtggagagaaggtaggcgtctaaaactgcttgctttagggtctggtagtcattctcagacgctaaggtacttagagtaaccgcagctctgccggtgagatgcactctgagaagtgtaGACCATTGATTTTCAGGCCAGCTAcgttttttagctagggcctcaaaagtagtaaaaaacacatctatctctgtctcaacgaatggtggcaataacttacttgcctgggagacattgaagcttactggaagactagcTGTAGTTAGTTGGcgctgtgtgtggtgtgaagtttccaagttgagttcttgtcgacggtattctagaacactctcagcttgcttcttatcgtgctcacgttgcatctccaggtgacgttttcttgcttcaagctgttccctctcacgttcacgttgtagggcagcctCCTGTTCCTTCCTTTGTAGAGCTTCCTTCTCAAAGGCAGCTTGTTCTTTCAGATGGTCACGctttagggcagcctctcgtTCCTGTATCTGTAGAGCTCCATTCTGTTGTTGtaaagcttctttttgttgttcacgcTCTACTTTCGCTAGTTCGAGCTTTAACTTCATACCTGCCAGAGCTTGCCGATCTgtaatagaatagttttcgtgagaatcagagtctataattccttcatctaagaggtggtccAGGATAATATTGTGCAAGTCACTTCTTTTGGCTCCATGGAGAACATCTAGTTAATACTCATGTGCTAGAGATTGTAATTctgtcctcttggcacgaattaagttccctacttcacttgctggatcattacgaaatgccgggagacgaaacattttgaatAGCACAACACAGCGTGTTGAATCGAAACAACgcgaatatacctgtgatattataagtgtcagtaataggatgacgtggcaactgggaactatcctgtggaaattcaatTGTTAATGtaaaaacaattaacgttaatattagatgttaaataattagtcaatcaaaatcgcaggaaatcttgtacccggtactcaatgtaagagaataagaacaagaaaatcctactaaataaattaaactgatagtttcaaaaacaaatgaaacttttaattgtttcaaaagtgaaaagttagtccaagaatgtagggataccttgccgagtctctataggacagatgcaaggggtttcctacttaattagatgatacttacagaattagcattctttgtgctctgaaaaagaaagccaattccctacctgagtaaatatcatcatctctgaccggcgtgtaggggtgcgagtgtcaactattgacaagaactgctgttgaggtcccaactcaacagcgtaatacgtgctagaggaactatggccctctttatcctcctttggTCGTATTGCAGAAAATAGGGTGCgtggcccgaagacaaaccaaagtaccagggtacctaaatgatgatctgtcttaaTTGAGAAATATTCTGGGGACGagaaaggtggaatacacgagtaataacactgagggatgaatgaccaattaagagtgtgACTGACGCCTCCAGTCactacgtaatccaaagttatccaacactcacaatatgttacACTCGgtatgcacaaaatacacagcaccatataaatattaaaagttatgaaaatattgaaaagcaactgtatcaaagccaagtacacttaccacaaattgatgttctagtatcaatacctgagtgaggctcctaggacaggcccccattaaatgtgatggaaaaaaatgtaggtgttcggcagtcctcccaatagctggtgtcaatgccaatcacatttacaaaaaaaaaaaaaagttgactgcgtcACTGTTGccttctgtggtaaagtaagggaaaaacacgcaaaacaaatcgtatgaacaatgaaactttaattaactcgaaaacaaatatgaacaaagataatcccttggcaatgtacagtgcaaataaacaagattacaaagtcaaaaaaataatataaaataaaacagtggttacgttactctacaatgaacaaaacaaaaaatgaatGAAAAGGTGCTGAGcatattggctggctgaaaacatccactattacacagagcgtatattagataggtgtaccagctttgagagcacagaatattctaaatccaatggcttgTGCACGCTTAGTCATCGGCTATGCAGATGGCTCTGAAGTCAAGTGCAGACGACGATTCACTAATAGgaagcgtgctggctggaagtagtggtttggtgatcgacgaaggtAGAGTGGcgacagcgaggggggggggggggcaggaggtggAGAGCTAGTGTAGGGTACGAATACGCCTGGTAGAAACGTATTCCACTAAATATGTACTACAACtgattgtagtatctagatgttttagatgtactgaagtaacatgatgataagaaagagcaggccaaatctctcttgaaggagattatcataacaatatatatatatatatatatatatatatatatatatatatatatatatatatatatatatatatatatatatatgtcgtacctaatagccagaacgcacttctcagcctactatgcaaggcccgatttgcctaataagccaagttttcatgaattaatgttttttcgactacctaacctacctaacctaacctaatctaactttttcggctacctaaccgaacctaacctataaggataggttaggttaggttaggtagggttggttaagttcggtcatatatctacattaattttaactccaataaaaaaaaattgacctcatacataatgaaatgggtagctttatcatttcataagaaaaaaattagagaaaatatattatttcaggaaaacttggcttattaggcaaatcgggccttgcatattatgctgagaagtgcgttctggctactaggtacgacatatatatatatatatatatatatatatatatatatatatatatatatatatatatatatatatatatatatatatatatatatatatatatatatgtgtgtgtgtgtgtgtgtgttggaaatttccaacactaacaaactactattgtattataatacatcatcattatATGCTAGCTACAATAGTtgttaatttcactaacggtcgTGTTAACATAAATTAACAATTTTATCTGCGCATTAGTGCTAGAATTTTCACGAAATCGAGTAAcaaaattgcgtcagataatgtctagttagacacgtttattaccaatgtgttagagaattgaatgtggttctctaaaattatcagtattccgtctaATAATTACCTACagataatatgactcccgataatccaaatccgagagttattaactgaaattattatcaagtagcagttttatctattacatacgaatgctatggagagaataaacatcttctccatttctcgtttaacaccattaaaagagaatatgataatatttaagtcctataattgcaacccagttctcattagcgTATTGCATCAATAAttacgcggaaaagaattatccgtgataaaataatttctgtggtgaatgcgagagacgggttgagggagggcgAAGACGCCATTAGACACGAGGCGTCCCTGGCGATAAGAGCGGCGAGACgagtggtagtgactggggagtttttcaacaagaattacgttgatactaGATCAATAGTCGGCAATTGCTTCTACACGTGTTCTATAGCGCCCCGCCAATTAATAACGTGTCAACAATTGAAGCTACGGCCCGTAATTacgcgtacacagcagtggacgcctgggactggccgacgcggtttcggcagaccttagtatttgatacgctcatattaagtataccattctcgtttgatgcatcattctagattgtatatttgtgggtagtctcTCATGATAACGAATGGATACCaaatacacaacgttagttgattttCCACATATATCTGTTTTCATGAATACTTGAAATAActcgtagcctaatcaaatgctacttaaatttctctgatttcagcgtgtatacgatAAGTCGACAAGTTAtttctcttcattcgtgatattcatctcgggttctttctttattgggatcctgtgaccaaGTGGACGAGTGATgaaatggcgttacagaaatcgtcttaccgctaagacatttatttcgtacaaatttatctaagattattactgatttccatataattcatataggatctttacagtgaataatttattgccagaaattgtgatttggtaattaatgtgtttgctcCTACTGCtgctcaataattcataatctttaatattcataatttgaagtagcatatctttgaatctattttagtttagatttactatgttactaactcaacaatgaactagtgacgaaccacactggttcttagatatatatgaacttccagaaatacccccccaatgtagatatctgaggctttgactttaattaataatacagtctattcattattttcaagtcattattcatttaattattatccatagacactggttctctagtgccaATCTAATAATCActattattcgttttccctcttttctcaaaagtgggtggtccttcgatttatttaaatacaataatcaaACAATTTAATATACGAGTTCAAGCCCCAGAAATCCAACATTTTGGTCCTCTTCGAACcggatatatatattaattaatcactaaaaccaattatgtgttaaccattattgggctatacaaatatttcaatttacggctgtcagcagactgtccattatagcctaacaTAGCACTATttacacattattgcaccacatttattgtagttattatgccaacccaacagaggtaggatatttcagactgacatggtactaagatttgtacaaattcagtctacaccattagctgcattaataggtaggattattacctaactagtactgttagacagtgctggtgcaatattaatttatgtagtgctgaccttaatgggtgggattaaccatttattgtgtaattatattttattacatatttctatgtacatctttgaggGTTACTGTAAGTTCAAttccca comes from the Procambarus clarkii isolate CNS0578487 chromosome 25, FALCON_Pclarkii_2.0, whole genome shotgun sequence genome and includes:
- the LOC138368538 gene encoding protein enabled homolog, whose product is MTKRAQAIGFRIFCALKADRQALAGMKLKLELAKVEREQQKEALQQQNGALQIQEREAALKRDHLKEQAAFEKEALQRKEQEAALQREREREQLEARKRHLEMQHKHALATMKLKLELAKLEQEQQKEALKQQREALQMREREATIRKEKQEREAAIRKEEQEREATLKERETALLCERE